GCGCGGTCGTGCCCTCGCCCGGACCCACCACGGACAGGACGCGCAGGTCGACGTGCCGCGGCCGGAGCGCACCGTCCACGAGGGTCGGCAGCGTCGTCGGCGTCACCGGCTCCCGGGCGACGAAGCGGTAGGGCGCGGCCGAGACCTCCGCCTGGAGGAAGGCCAGCTCCGCCGCCGAGCACGCGGGCCCCACGATCGTCCCCCGGCCGCCGTACCCGGCGACCGGCGTGATGACGAGCTCGTGCAGCCGGTCGCGCACCGCGGCCCACTGGTCCTCGTGGGCGAGTACCCAGGTGGGGACCGAGCCCAGCAGCGGCTCCTCCCCCAGGTAGAAGCGAATCATCTGCGGCACCCAGGCGTAGCTGGCGGCGTCGTCGGCGAGCTCGTTGCCCGGGACGTTGGCCAGGCCGAGCCGGCCGGCCCGCACCGCCTCGGTGAGCAGCACGTCCAGCGACTGCCCGATCGGGGTGCGGAACGCGGCCAGCAGGCCGTCGTCGAAGCGCCGGTAGAGGACGTCGATCGGGAGCCGCTCGCCGTCGACCGCGGCCTCCACACCGCCGTCCGTGCGTGGCCAGAGGTCCCCGGCCCGCACGAGCGGCGCGCCCAGGGCATCGGCGAACAGCCGGTGCTCGAACCAGGCGTTGTCGCTCTCCCCGGCGGTCAGGACGGCGAGCCGTGGCGTGCCCGTGCAGGCCGGCGGCGCCGCGGTCGCCAGCCCGGCGCGCAGCAGCGGCAGCGCGTCGGAGGGGTCGACGACCCCGGTGGCGGCGGCGAGCAGCTCGGGAACGGCGCCACGGAGGGCATCCCGGCCGGCCAGCGCGTACCCCAGGCCGGCCGGCACCCGCAGATGGTCGGCGGTCACCACCCACTCCCCCGACGCGGTGCGCTGCACGTCCGCGCCGGCCACGGTGGCCCGTCGCTGCCCCGGCCAGGCCTGACCGACGGCGCCGGGGTCGCGGACGGGGCTGTGCGCGACCGCCCACTGCGGCAGGACGCCGGCCCGCACCACCTGCGGGTCGCGGTCGACGTCCCCGCGCCGCCGGCCCGCGGCCCGGTAGGCGTCGGCGAGGAAGGCGTTGAGCGCGCGGTGCCGCTGCTCGACCCCGGCGGCGATCCGGGCCCACTCCGCGGCGGGCAGGATCCGCGGCACCGGATCCAGCGGAAAGGGGCGCACGTCCTGCCGGCCGTCGGACCAGGTGGCCACGGCGATCCCCCGTGCCGCCCCCTCCGCGGCGAGCGCGGTGGCGGCAGCCGTCAGGCCCGGCGTCCCCAGCCGCTGCAGGAACGAACCGATCCCGGCGTACCCGTCGCGCAGCCGGCCGTCCGGGCTGACCGCCTCGTCAGCCGGGGCTGCTGGGTAGCCGGCGAACGGATCTGCGTCCCCCGACCTGCTCACAGCCAGCGATCGAACCAGGCGGCAACGCGCTCGCCGAGCTCGACGAGGTGGTTCCGGCCGACGATGGTGTGCCCCTCACCGGGGAGCAGCAGCAGGTCGCTGGGCGCACCCAGGGCCTGGAGCGCCTGGTGCGCCTGCACCGACTCCGCCACCGGCACGTTCGTGTCGCGGTCGCCGTGCACGAAGAGCACCGGGGAGGTGAGCCGCTCCAGGTCGGTGATCGGCGAGAGTGCGGTGAGCAGCTCCCGGTCGGCGACCGGGTCGCCGTACTCGGTGACCGACGCCGCCGCCATCCACGGCTCCGTGCCGGCGAAGAACGTGCGCAGGTCGCTCATGCCGGCGCCGGTGACCCCGGCGGCGAACAGGCCGGGCCAGCGGGTGAGCGCGACCAGCGTCAGGTAGCCGCCGTAGGACCAGCCGTGGGCGCCGATCCGGCCCGGCTCGGCGATGCCGGCCGTGACGAGCTCGTCGACCGTCGTCCGGACGTCGGCGAAGGAGGCCTCGCGCGCCGGGCCGTCGTCGGCGGTGAGGAAGGCCCGGCCGAAGCCGCCGGAACCGCGCACGTTGGGCGCGAAGACCGTGAAGCCCGCGGCCACCAGCGACTGGGCGAGCGGCGACCAGTCCGGCCGCTCCTCGCCCTCGGGGCCGCCGTGGAAGCTCACGACCGTCCGGTTGGGCCCCTGGACCCCGGGCGGCACGTAGAGCCAGCCCGACAGCGGCAGCCCGTCGGAGGCGACGTAGTCGTACCGGACCGGGGTGACCAGGCCCTCGGGGTCGGGGCGGCACGGACCGGACGGGAGCGACGCGGGCACGCCGTCGTCCAGGGCGATGCGGAACAGCCCGCGCGGGGAGCGGGGCCCCGTCAGCTCGGCGATCATCGTGGCACCGTCCGCCGAGAGCGACCAGCCGGGCATGACCGGCTCGGGCAGGGGGATCTCGCGGACGCAGGACCCGTCGGACAGCGCGTGCACGCGCAGCTCGGTGACACCACCGGCGTTCCAGACGGCCAGGACGGTGCCGTCGGTGCGCAGGGCGTAGCCGTCCAGGTCGGCGTCCGGGCGGGCGAGCACGACGCGGCCCGCGCCCGGGACGCCGTCCTCGGCCAGCGGGACCTGCACCAGGCCGGACCGGTCGGTGAAGGGCTCCCCGGGCAGCGACGCCCGGAGGTACACGGAGCGGCCGTCGGGCCCGAAACGGCCGTCCTCCGAGGCGATGCCGCCGGGGGCGTCGAGACCGATCAGCCGACGCTGCACCCCCGAGCCCACGTCGACGACCACGACGTGGCGGTAGGCGCGCGGGCCGCGCCGGGCCAGGACGAACCGCTGGTCGACCGACACCGAGGTGACGGAGAGGAAGCCGCCGCGGGCCAGGGTGCGGTGCTCACCGGTGGCGGCATCGACG
The DNA window shown above is from Blastococcus colisei and carries:
- a CDS encoding circularly permuted type 2 ATP-grasp protein, which gives rise to MSRSGDADPFAGYPAAPADEAVSPDGRLRDGYAGIGSFLQRLGTPGLTAAATALAAEGAARGIAVATWSDGRQDVRPFPLDPVPRILPAAEWARIAAGVEQRHRALNAFLADAYRAAGRRRGDVDRDPQVVRAGVLPQWAVAHSPVRDPGAVGQAWPGQRRATVAGADVQRTASGEWVVTADHLRVPAGLGYALAGRDALRGAVPELLAAATGVVDPSDALPLLRAGLATAAPPACTGTPRLAVLTAGESDNAWFEHRLFADALGAPLVRAGDLWPRTDGGVEAAVDGERLPIDVLYRRFDDGLLAAFRTPIGQSLDVLLTEAVRAGRLGLANVPGNELADDAASYAWVPQMIRFYLGEEPLLGSVPTWVLAHEDQWAAVRDRLHELVITPVAGYGGRGTIVGPACSAAELAFLQAEVSAAPYRFVAREPVTPTTLPTLVDGALRPRHVDLRVLSVVGPGEGTTALPAPLTRVADGPEPATWWWGGAKDTWILG
- a CDS encoding S9 family peptidase codes for the protein MVSPLTDRRSSAPAGLLAAPAEASPELLPAEVRRAVTEIAAAPGAWCPALSPDGSRVAYVTDRSGIPRLEVAVLDGATPPVVLSGPAEEVVSVAWSPDGGRLAYLVSPGGSICAELHVVRPDGSDHRVVAGEDPRATVFAGGWTGPGHYACSIAPGDGPDADVVLVDAATGEHRTLARGGFLSVTSVSVDQRFVLARRGPRAYRHVVVVDVGSGVQRRLIGLDAPGGIASEDGRFGPDGRSVYLRASLPGEPFTDRSGLVQVPLAEDGVPGAGRVVLARPDADLDGYALRTDGTVLAVWNAGGVTELRVHALSDGSCVREIPLPEPVMPGWSLSADGATMIAELTGPRSPRGLFRIALDDGVPASLPSGPCRPDPEGLVTPVRYDYVASDGLPLSGWLYVPPGVQGPNRTVVSFHGGPEGEERPDWSPLAQSLVAAGFTVFAPNVRGSGGFGRAFLTADDGPAREASFADVRTTVDELVTAGIAEPGRIGAHGWSYGGYLTLVALTRWPGLFAAGVTGAGMSDLRTFFAGTEPWMAAASVTEYGDPVADRELLTALSPITDLERLTSPVLFVHGDRDTNVPVAESVQAHQALQALGAPSDLLLLPGEGHTIVGRNHLVELGERVAAWFDRWL